The DNA sequence CGGTCCGTTTGAACCTGCGATCAGAACATTGGAAAACAACCTGGTGAAAGTCGATGCCTTAATCGACCAAACTTACCCATTTAGCCAGGCCTTGCAGGCATTTGAGCATGCAAAACAACCAGGTAGTTTGAAAATTATTTTGGACTTCGATGAATAAATTATTAGTCGAATTAGGGGAGAACTCCTATCCTATTTTTATTGGCGAAAATATTCTGGAAAACCTGGGGGAGATGCTCAAGCTTTATAACTTCTCAGGGCAGGTTGTGGTTATCACTGATTCGAATGTCAGTAAACATCATGGGGAAGCACTTTCTAAAAGTTTGAATACTTCCCTGAAATCGTTCGAATTGATTACCATCCCAGCAGGTGAAAAATCAAAGTCCTTCCGTACCATTGAAAATATCGTGACCCAAATGTTGGAGCTTGGATGTGATCGCCAGACAGCCATGTTGGCATTTGGCGGCGGCGTTGTTGGAGATATCACCGGGTTTGTTGCCTCAATTTATAAGCGAGGTGTTCCGTATTTACAAATTCCTACCACCCTTTTAGCTCAAGTGGATTCCAGCGTGGGAGGGAAAACCGGGGTAAATCACCCGCTTGGCAAGAACATGGTTGGAACGTTCTATCAACCCAAAATGGTCTGGACTGATTTGAAGCTTTTAAGAACGTTACCTAAAAAGGAAATCGTTTGCGGTCTCGGAGAAATTATCAAATACGGCATAATCAAAGACGGCGAACTTTTTGAGTTGGTGGCAGAAAATCTTGAAAAAATCTTAGCACTTGATTTAGAACTACTGCAGGGAATTGTCATGAAGTGCTGCCGAATTAAAGCTGAAATTGTCGCAGAAGATGAGAAAGAGAACGGCCTCAGGATGATTCTAAACTTTGGCCACACAATTGGGCATGCGTTGGAAGCAGAGATGGGATACAAAAAAATATCCCACGGAGAAGCCGTGCTGCTGGGAATGCTGGCAGAAAGTAAAATAGCGTTGAGCTTGAAGATGCTGAGCAAAGAAGACTTTCTGCGAATCGAAGGACTCATTGCAAAGTTCAACCTGAGTGATAAATTGAAAAATATCGATTCAAAGAGACTGCTTCAGTTTATAGGAAGCGATAAGAA is a window from the candidate division KSB1 bacterium genome containing:
- a CDS encoding 3-dehydroquinate synthase, translating into MNKLLVELGENSYPIFIGENILENLGEMLKLYNFSGQVVVITDSNVSKHHGEALSKSLNTSLKSFELITIPAGEKSKSFRTIENIVTQMLELGCDRQTAMLAFGGGVVGDITGFVASIYKRGVPYLQIPTTLLAQVDSSVGGKTGVNHPLGKNMVGTFYQPKMVWTDLKLLRTLPKKEIVCGLGEIIKYGIIKDGELFELVAENLEKILALDLELLQGIVMKCCRIKAEIVAEDEKENGLRMILNFGHTIGHALEAEMGYKKISHGEAVLLGMLAESKIALSLKMLSKEDFLRIEGLIAKFNLSDKLKNIDSKRLLQFIGSDKKAASGRIRFVLPRKIGEVEIVEDIESSVIKSAMKYVFSF